GGGTCAAGCCCGAGGATGACAAAAACGCAAGCCCGAGGATGACACATAATGGTCAAGCCCGAGGATGACACGCTGGCACACAAGGCTTTTTAATAAGGGTTGCCGTCGAAGCCGAAGCGCAGCTGTCCTTTTAGCATTATATGCGGATTTTGGCTAGCGCGCTTAGCAAAGAGTGGCTCTAACATAGCCATAGTCCTATCGGTGCTACGCCCTATGTCTAGTAGCCTTGCTGCCTCATCAAAGCGGGCTTGCCACTCTTTGGTCTCGGCGGCTCTCCACTCATCGAAGGTTAGTTCTGGTTTAGATTTTTTGGCGGCTGGTTTTTTGGCTTTTAGTAGTTCTTTTAGTGCTTCTAGCCATGGAGCGATTTCTTCATCGCTTGGCATGCGAGCTGGGTCGTCATGAAGAGTGCTAGGCACATCTAGCGCTATGCCAGCACCAGCCATTGCCTCTTCTAAGCCGCCGTTTTTTGCTACGAGCGCAGGGATGCGGTTTAGCACCGCTTCGCTAGCGACTCTGCCCCAGCCCTCATGCCAAGCTTTTGGCACGCTTGGGGCTAGTAGGACTTTGGTTAGGGCGTAGATGGCTTTCATGTTTGTGGTGTTTTGCGCCATGCTGACATTATCAAACATTTCAGGCTTGTAGTTTGTGGCGCCATCGCCGTCGTGTAGGACGCTTACAGTAGAGGCAAAGTTGCCACGACTATTTACCACTAGAAATTTTTCATTTTTTAGCTCAGGGTCGTTTTTTGCTAGTAGGGCAAGCTTTGCTAGGATGGCTCCGCCTTTGCGGGGTTCTGGGTTTATCATGGTGATATACTCGTGGCTACCGCTCCCAGCGATGTAGGCGTCTTTGTCTATAAAAGCGCCTGTTGTAGCTAGGTTTAGATGGTCTCGCTGTGCGTAGAGCTGTGCGTTTGCTGCGCTATCAGTAAAAAGCAAATCACTATCCCAGAAGTTGTAGTAGGGGTGGTTGCCATTACAGATAGGATAGGCGTGGGGGATACCTCGGCGCTTACACTCAGCGTGAACTGCCGTGCCAAAAAGCGCCATACCATAGCCCATACACACATCAGGGCGAAATATATTTAGCTGTCTGCAAAAGGCTGTATATATGCGCCAC
The nucleotide sequence above comes from Campylobacter magnus. Encoded proteins:
- a CDS encoding glycosyltransferase family protein; amino-acid sequence: MPKLLWISQFNLHDSSSGAAKHCKALLEQLAKRGVEILAIGGFVFDSIAGAKSTFPKLEAEIQQDAAKKPPISLEQNGINYLYIPTSTTSLSLLPHDEEWRIYTAFCRQLNIFRPDVCMGYGMALFGTAVHAECKRRGIPHAYPICNGNHPYYNFWDSDLLFTDSAANAQLYAQRDHLNLATTGAFIDKDAYIAGSGSHEYITMINPEPRKGGAILAKLALLAKNDPELKNEKFLVVNSRGNFASTVSVLHDGDGATNYKPEMFDNVSMAQNTTNMKAIYALTKVLLAPSVPKAWHEGWGRVASEAVLNRIPALVAKNGGLEEAMAGAGIALDVPSTLHDDPARMPSDEEIAPWLEALKELLKAKKPAAKKSKPELTFDEWRAAETKEWQARFDEAARLLDIGRSTDRTMAMLEPLFAKRASQNPHIMLKGQLRFGFDGNPY